The following coding sequences are from one Triticum dicoccoides isolate Atlit2015 ecotype Zavitan chromosome 4A, WEW_v2.0, whole genome shotgun sequence window:
- the LOC119285906 gene encoding uncharacterized protein LOC119285906, which produces MNFSVGAGGSGDGGGEGGRVQAERWLEIAAKLLAARDIVGCKRFAERAVEADPLLPGADELLAVADVLLASQVMLYTGEPDPFAVLQVPSKTTDHGAISRAFRRLALLLQSSNPHPGADVALRIVNDAYELLSDPSHRPLRSAPTNIPSGAPSQPAAAAAPEAEAADFWTACPFCCYVHQYPRELVGRALKCPNESCRRGFVAVEIPTQPTIVPGTEMYHCAWGFFPLGFPNSADLGGNWKPFYKVFPWNNAPSGGGAIGRNYSNHGGGSNDRQPQNGSARGGSSRGRVKKTTARKKVGAGPKRRSFGGGVESGIDASMLGHDGWAEGEEGEGGQREEVRGININEEAQATDGTGRANVTGVEDLGSFHLDVDPTEDILGNLGNLHNLPFLRVDNLGRML; this is translated from the coding sequence ATGAACTTCTCCGTCGGCGCCGGCGGTAGTGGAGACGGCGGAGGCGAGGGCGGGAGGGTGCAAGCGGAGCGGTGGCTGGAGATTGCGGCGAAGCTTCTCGCCGCGCGCGACATCGTCGGCTGCAAGCGCTTCgccgagcgcgcggtggaggcggaTCCGCTTCTCCCCGGCGCCGACGAACTCCTCGCCGTCGCTGACGTTCTCCTCGCCTCCCAGGTGATGCTCTATACCGGAGAGCCTGACCCATTCGCCGTCCTCCAGGTGCCCTCCAAAACCACCGACCACGGCGCCATCTCCCGCGCcttccgccgcctcgcgctcctcctccaatccaGCAACCCCCACCCCGGTGCGGATGTAGCCCTCCGCATCGTCAACGACGCCTACGAACTCCTCTCTGATCCATCACACCGGCCACTGCGTTCTGCACCTACCAACATCCCTTCTGGTGCTCCCTCTCAACCAGCCGCTGCTGCCGCTCCGGAAGCTGAGGCGGCGGACTTCTGGACTGCGTGCCCGTTCTGCTGCTACGTCCATCAGTACCCGCGCGAGCTAGTTGGCCGCGCGCTCAAGTGCCCAAACGAGTCTTGCCGACGGGGGTTTGTGGCTGTTGAGATCCCTACACAGCCGACCATCGTGCCGGGCACCGAGATGTACCACTGTGCTTGGGGGTTCTTCCCCCTTGGTTTCCCCAACTCGGCGGATCTGGGTGGCAACTGGAAGCCATTTTACAAGGTCTTCCCTTGGAACAATGCGCCAAGTGGTGGGGGTGCCATTGGTAGGAACTATAGTAACCATGGTGGAGGCAGCAATGACCGGCAGCCGCAGAATGGGAGTGCTCGTGGTGGATCATCCAGAGGTAGGGTCAAGAAGACAACTGCTCGCAAGAAGGTTGGGGCGGGGCCCAAGAGGCGTTCTTTTGGGGGTGGTGTGGAGAGCGGCATTGATGCATCGATGCTTGGACATGATGGGTGGGCTGAGGGTGAGGAGGGTGAAGGTGGACAGCGGGAGGAGGTAAGAGGGATTAACATAAATGAGGAGGCACAGGCTACAGATGGTACTGGCAGGGCAAATGTCACAGGAGTTGAGGACCTGGGCAGCTTCCATTTGGATGTTGATCCGACCGAGGATATACTAGGGAATCTGGGAAATTTACACAACTTGCCGTTCTTGAGGGTGGATAATCTTGGGAGGATGCTGTAA